A region of Takifugu rubripes chromosome 6, fTakRub1.2, whole genome shotgun sequence DNA encodes the following proteins:
- the brd10 gene encoding uncharacterized protein KIAA2026 isoform X1 has protein sequence MDLENRTSETSTAYSGHLFCTQELIVRDQGCGAQQYSSDMTSQSKNVTRSPEDAGVGMTEDGLSNGACDFDSVAAPDGAGDSGAAAEDEHRALGNDGASDLSGSDLSLPEVCVSTHIKCSEEEMNYEVQQAYRIFSSFLVDKYKSLTGLFLRPVGHQVAQRGVGGVLGRGQAQLKQSMCLQRMEEKFDRREYESITEFVADFRLMLENCYRYHGVDHWISKQAQKLEILLEQKLTLLSRMLREKTSLAVTSKGRFGSEEERGSGGTSTRRRLAPRSLATLSVGGHESVMVQTLRLEEQQRAKDEKRQRELERREAEEMSAKEVEDWEQSLLSQALAHPVETLWELPAIGHFLCLAQTALNLPEIIFFELERCLLMPRCSSLLSKLMTSLLSPPQRRATLHRRPSLPYRRWESELRQRVAGWYRAVGASRNQVGRAEQLGLCHRFFSILGEASPLEEKPFHSLPFYQRVWLLKGLCDHVYQTQKDVQDALLSQPIHECRESILGYDGRENAYIHFPHFCGADLRIYCQSPSTPPAFPPPSITVKALEKNPDVDADLSEGVKEEEDQSDGGRSAGAAGSGEFGSGRAEALGLDGDEEKSTFKKEGSESGSCDGDSCDGYKLNWERSNSFPQNAPSRYVEKSPKAPPSRQERRSPAAARAIEAAAREPCLSVGEYSYTGRSPARLVSRVSPTKLEEVTMVGDEQSTPNPPFSECPRSGKSRRILELLAPERGQTPKDERLSNKIWTKRKKRKKRGPTRVKVARGEPVGRRDEAAKAAARRVSPTIKRKEKKKKPRTGKNLESRRTIKAAPPAEPSFKLVCTNLEELRGLISQIEDELDDLESTKKRLGRWYYRREAVKELHSTLIRLLNELSPWEPKLLKAFQRNRLRLKKEFDDYKKHPEFNNFVREEGVSSSSSSSEEEQDEERGLGARACSLSDHYRRSEEEDLEVPRGLWKGASTRETLAEAEAPANHLSPPDAKEKGTILLPSSVMTSSGPQFKSNSDSTWTSGPGPQASPVLHSNAGLPKGYTPIPTLLAKSVGNKVTLMKRPADYSEVRNKDRQRRGSLPPSAVMTAKAQISSSVQQTQAHNQPAAPSPPVKATPRQAITKNPPAVNCAAPEGPGQLREAGGSSPVAVPVRPFVDQTAGENIAQQVVMLPSKFLPQKDAQVPASGPLCMSTNVPGFTIPEHKIPVQQVAPLKNATISRTPVGLRSQEEVTNAAGFTGTHVWNPPFRLTKSSVSSSSSSTNSSGSGSSELCKAPEDKQELRTVCIRDSQSILVTTRGGNTGIVKVQSSDQNPLGSFSMNPVITISPQLKAFLVSKAAQNLGPSAPAQTSCTIPAVTSPSGAQTPRPVSTTAKSHDTLTMAGLPTGPGSIPAPDPRGTAANAPDAFAKTPVSPVTLNPCTQAAGRSLQAELANKSGGKRASTEETSQHTKFILVSPPSLSTVSNVGLSNSPPSSTRSLPAPGVMFLSQAAAGFTSTCAAIPPAQPQSTSANLKLGFRAGQPVGNLKPEASKLKNIPRPSAGQFQLSGRTTMIGQTIGALSLSPSKSTPVSAPGADRPAAFTTALNSSTTTSSSPQPVPRPSLPTGCQQQAVPSFTMICHPGTSAASSAPTGGDLGVAHTTCPAQVATTVQSTPALTSPPVLTSQPSHTSGLFKESSLFSQLAPSKPQIPASPSPAAAANTQFSTSSAGTIQQRIVINTSAPLAGGTQILLNNARFVVPPQGLGPGSHVLIISSPAPQQVPPASTSSTGLAVPLQRATHDSTASLAPLSPRSPVRLSTAPAATYPFVASSLRANAADGEPVQLPCMGSAVLPGKPNGNFAPPPVGSPTLVPFPPRLGAPGLMSSVSNRVPVASPAPVNKTLPAGTRAQAECSPAVAHALSRMSAPVSSLPVVASPLIPASSVIARTPALVASVTAPGPLLQPQQGAAASSIPPLPPGPLHIRLDNASARHLGPALMQTVPPAMAIPSSRMQTPPVATVPPIGSLVHTFESTPMVAAPSSNSTVLVTSARPISSLTFNNPVPTAQALGKLPLAAASKGTHANVASRLLISPDGAVLNTLQCQASAAELAACSGTKDSRVVFHNSSTGELRTHDSEFQPSQAGRS, from the exons ATGGATCTGGAGAACAGGACCAGTGAAACCAGCACAGCCTATAGTGGACATTTGTTCTGCACCCAAGAACTGATTGTGAGGGACCAAGGCTGCGGAGCCCAGCAGTACAGCTCAGACATGACATCGCAGTCCAAAAACGTCACCCGCAGCCCCGAAGATGCCGGCGTCGGCATGACGGAGGATGGACTCAGCAACGGCGCGTGTGATTTTGACAGCGTGGCGGCGCCGGACGGTGCTGGTGACAGTGGAGCCGCTGCTGAGGACGAGCACCGCGCGCTCGGCAACGACGGCGCGTCTGATCTTTCCGGCAGCGACCTCTCGCTGCCCGAAGTCTGCGTTTCCACCCATATCAAATGCTCTGAAGAGGAGATGAACTACGAGGTCCAACAAGCTTACAGGATATTCAGTAGCTTTCTCGTAGACAAGTACAAAAGTCTCACCGGCCTGTTCTTGCGTCCAGTTGGCCATCAGGTGGCCCAGCGGGGCGTTGGAGGTGTCCTGGGCAGGGGTCAGGCACAGCTCAAGCAGTCCATGTGTCtgcagaggatggaggagaagttTGACCGGCGAGAGTACGAGAGCATAACGGAGTTCGTGGCCGATTTCAGGCTGATGCTGGAGAACTGTTACCGTTACCACGGCGTTGACCACTGGATTTCTAAACAGGCTCAGAAGCTGGAGATCTTGCTGGAACAGAAGCTGACATTGTTATCAAG AATGCTGCGAGAAAAGACGTCTTTGGCGGTGACCTCTAAAGGGCGCTTCGGTTCCGAGGAGGAACGCGGTTCGGGAGGCACCTCTACGAGGAGGCGACTGGCACCTCGTAGCCTCGCCACCTTGAGCGTCGGTGGCCACGAATCCGTCATGGTGCAGACGCTGCGGttggaagagcagcagagggccAAAGATGAGAAGAG GCAGCGCGAGCTGGAGcggagagaggcagaggaaatgTCAGCCAAAGAGGTGGAAGACTGGGAGCAGTCCCTGCTGTCCCAGGCTTTGGCTCATCCCGTGGAAACTCTGTGGGAACTGCCTGCCATCGGCcacttcctctgcctggcccAGACCGCCCTGAACCTCCCGGAGATTATATTTTTCGAGCTGGAACGTTGTTTGCTGATGCCCCGCTGCAGCTCCCTCTTGTCCAAACTCATGACGTCCCTGCTGTCCCCGCCCCAGAGGAGGGCCACTTTGCACCGCCGCCCTTCTCTTCCGTACCGCCGCTGGGAGTCGGAACTTAGGCAGCGGGTCGCGGGCTGGTACCGGGCTGTCGGGGCCTCCCGTAACCAGGTCGGCCGGGCCGAGCAGCTGGGTCTTTGCCACCGGTTTTTCAGCATCCTCGGGGAGGCCAGTCCTTTGGAAGAAAAGCCTTTTCACTCGCTGCCCTTCTACCAGCGCGTGTGGCTCCTGAAGGGCCTGTGCGACCACGTGTATCAGACGCAGAAGGACGTGCAAGACGCTCTGCTGTCCCAGCCCATCCACGAATGTCGGGAATCTATCCTGGGCTACGACGGCAGAGAGAACGCTTATATCCACTTTCCGCATTTCTGCGGGGCCGACCTGAGAATCTACTGCCAGAGCCCCAGCACGCCCCCAGCGTTCCCCCCGCCTTCTATCACGGTGAAAGCGCTTGAGAAAAACCCGGACGTGGACGCCGACCTGTCGGAGGgagtgaaggaagaggaggatcaaAGCGACGGGGGACGCTCGGCGGGCGCGGCGGGGTCCGGTGAATTTGGGAGCGGGAGAGCGGAGGCTCTTGGTTTGGACGGAGATGAGGAGAAATCAACGTTTAAAAAGGAGGGGTCCGAGTCGGGGTCTTGTGACGGAGACTCTTGTGATGGCTACAAGCTGAACTGGGAGCGTTCCAACTCATTTCCGCAGAACGCTCCGAGCAGATACGTGGAAAAGAGTCCGAAGGCGCCTCCGTCCCGGCAGGAGCGGCGCTCCCCCGCTGCGGCGCGCGCCATTGAGGCGGCGGCACGGGAGCCTTGTCTGAGCGTCGGGGAGTACAGCTACACGGGCAGATCACCAGCTCGCCTCGTCAGTCGGGTCTCGCCGACCAAGCTGGAGGAGGTCACAATGGTCGGGGACGAGCAGAGCACCCCAAATCCTCCCTTTTCCGAATGTCCGAGAAGCGGTAAATCCCGCCGCATTTTAGAGCTCTTGGCTCCTGAGCGGGGCCAAACACCAAAGGACGAGAGGCTGAGCAACAAAATCTGGACCAAGAGGAAGAAACGGAAGAAAAGAGGACCAACGAGGGTTAAAGTGGCGCGAGGGGAGCCGGTGGGGAGGAGGGACGAGGCTGCTAAAGCTGCTGCTCGCAGAGTTTCCCCGACAAtcaaaaggaaagagaagaagaaaaaacccagAACAG GAAAAAATCTGGAGTCGAGAAGGACGATAAAAGCCGCCCCTCCTGCTGAGCCGTCATTTAAG TTGGTCTGCACCAACCTCGAGGAGCTGCGAGGGCTGATCAGTCAGATAGAAGACGAGTTGGACGACCTGGAGAGCACCAAGAAGAGATTA GGTCGGTGGTATTACAGGAGAGAAGCAGTGAAGGAGCTTCACAGCACTCTCATCAGACTCCTGAATGAGCTCTCGCCTTGGGAACCCAAACTGCTCAAAGCTTTCCAAAGGAACAG GCTTCGTCTGAAGAAGGAGTTTGATGACTACAAGAAGCACCCAGAGTTCAACAACTTTGTGCGCGAGGAGGGTGTttcgtcatcgtcgtcgtcgtcggaggaagagcaggatgaggagcGAGGTTTGGGCGCCAGGGCGTGTTCGCTCTCAGatcattacagaagatcagaagaggaggacctggaggttCCCAGAGGTCTTTGGAAAGGAG CGAGCACCAGAGAGACGctggctgaggctgaggctccTGCCAACCATCTTAGCCCTCCAGACGCAAAAGAAAAGGGAACCATTCTGTTGCCCAGCAGCGTCATGACCTCTAGTGGGCCACAGTTTAAATCAAATTCAGACTCGACCTGGACGTCGGGACCAGGGCCCCAGGCCTCGCCCGTTCTCCACTCCAACGCTGGGCTCCCGAAGGGCTACACGCCCATCCCCACCCTGCTAGCAAAAAGCGTGGGAAACAAAGTGACCTTAATGAAACGGCCTGCTGATTACTCAGAGGTCCGAAACAAAGACAGGCAGAGACGAGGGTCTCTGCCTCCCTCCGCGGTGATGACAGCAAAAGCACAAATCTCCTCGAGTGTCCAGCAGACACAGGCGCACAACCAACCGGCAGCTCCTTCTCCACCCGTAAAGGCCACGCCGAGGCAGGCAATAACCAAAAATCCCCCTGCGGTAAACTGCGCGGCGCCCGAGGGACCGGGTCAGCTCAGGGAGGCGGGGGGCAGCAGCCCAGTCGCCGTCCCTGTCCGACCTTTTGTGGACCAAACCGCTGGGGAGAACATCGCACAACAGGTGGTGATGCTGCCCTCTAAGTTTCTCCCTCAGAAGGACGCTCAGGTCCCAGCTTCAGGTCCCTTGTGTATGTCCACCAACGTGCCTGGCTTCACCATTCCTGAGCACAAAATCCCTGTTCAGCAAGTGGCCCCCCTGAAAAACGCCACCATATCGAGGACTCCCGTCGGCCTCCGCTCACAAGAGGAGGTCACAAACGCAGCAGGGTTCACGGGCACGCACGTCTGGAATCCCCCGTTCAGATTAACAAAAAGCAGCGTGTCCAGTTCCTCCTCGAGCACAAACTCTTCGGGTTCCGGTTCCAGCGAGCTTTGTAAGGCCCCAGAAGATAAACAGGAGCTGAGAACCGTGTGTATCCGGGATTCCCAGTCCATCCTGGTGACGACCAGAGGGGGCAACACAGGCATAGTTAAAGTTCAGAGCTCGGACCAGAACCCACTCGGTTCTTTCTCCATGAATCCGGTCATCACCATCTCACCTCagctcaaagccttcctggtgTCGAAGGCGGCGCAGAATCTGGGCCCGTCTGCTCCCGCTCAGACGTCCTGCACCATTCCAGCTGTGACCAGCCCCTCGGGGGCACAAACGCCGAGGCCGGTTTCTACGACAGCAAAGTCACATGACACGTTGACGATGGCTGGGCTTCCGACAGGCCCCGGCAGCATTCCCGCTCCAGACCCTAGAGGCACAGCTGCAAACGCCCCCGATGCTTTTGCTAAAACCCCCGTCAGCCCAGTAACACTGAATCCATGCACACAGGCGGCGGGTCGTTCGCTCCAGGCAGAGCTCGCCAACAAGAGCGGGGGGAAACGGGCCAGTACAGAGGAGACGTCCCAGCATACTAAATTCATATTGGtgtctcctccatctttgtccACCGTCTCCAATGTCGGGCTGTCAAACAGTCCTCCCTCTTCCACGCGGTCACTTCCTGCGCCCGGAGTCATGTTCCTCAGCCAGGCCGCGGCCGGCTTCACCAGCACGTGTGCGGCCATCCCTCCGGCTCAGCCTCAGAGCACCTCGGCAAATCTGAAACTTGGTTTTAGAGCAGGCCAGCCTGTAGGCAATCTGAAGCCCGAAGCATCCAAGTTAAAGAACATCCCTCGGCCCTCAG CAGGTCAGTTCCAGTTATCAGGAAGGACGACCATGATCGGGCAGACCATCGGTGCCCTGTCGCTGTCTCCATCCAAGAGCACGCCAGTGTCTGCCCCTGGTGCGGATCGTCCCGCAGCCTTCACCACTGCACTCAATTCAAGTACCACCACCAGTTCTTCTCCCCAGCCTGTTCCCCGTCCTTCCCTCCCCACCGGGTGTCAGCAGCAGGCGGTCCCCTCATTCACCATGATTTGCCACCCGGGAACATCAGCAGCCTCGTCTGCTCCGACAGGAGGCGACCTGGGCGTGGCCCACACCACGTGTCCTGCTCAGGTAGCCACCACTGTGCAGAGCACCCCAGCCCTGACCTCTCCACCCGTTCTTACATCTCAGCCTTCACACACGAGTGGCCTGTTTAAAGAAAGCAGTTTATTCTCTCAGCTCGCTCCCAGTAAGCCCCAGATACCGGCGTCCCCGAGCCCGGCGGCAGCCGCCAACACGCAGTTCAGCACTTCCTCCGCGGGCACCATCCAGCAGAGGATAGTCATCAACACTTCTGCACCCCTCGCAGGCGGCACGCAGATCCTCCTTAATAACGCACGCTTTGTAGTTCCTCCCCAGGGTTTGGGTCCAGGTAGCCACGTCCTCATCATCTCAAGCCCTGCACCTCAGCAAGTGCCTCCTGCCAGTACTTCCAGCACTGGTTTAGCAGTGCCTCTACAAAGGGCAACCCATGATAGTACAGCCTCTCTAGCGCCACTTTCACCCCGCTCACCAGTCAGATTGTCTACTGCACCAGCAGCCACGTATCCTTTTGTAGCGTCGTCGTTACGGGCGAACGCGGCCGACGGCGAGCCGGTCCAACTCCCTTGCATGGGCTCGGCCGTGTTGCCCGGCAAACCAAATGGGAATTTTGCACCACCTCCTGTAGGCTCACCCACCCTGGTGCCATTCCCACCAAGGCTAGGTGCACCGGGCCTCATGTCTTCGGTGTCCAACCGTGTTCCTGTCGCCAGTCCAGCACCCGTTAATAAAACATTGCCTGCTGGTACACGTGCACAGGCTGAGTGTTCCCCTGCCGTAGCACACGCCTTGTCCAGGATGTCCGCCCCGGTATCATCCTTGCCTGTTGTAGCCAGTCCATTGATTCCCGCATCCTCTGTGATAGCACGGACGCCGGCTTTGGTCGCTTCTGTGACCGCTCCTGGCCCGCTCCTGCagccccagcagggggcagcagcatcCTCCATCCCCCCTCTACCACCGGGGCCGCTGCATATCAGACTGGACAACGCATCAGCGAGACACCTGGGCCCTGCGCTCATGCAGACGGTGCCGCCAGCTATGGCCATCCCATCGTCTAGAATGCAGACGCCGCCCGTTGCTACGGTTCCACCGATTGGAAGCCTCGTCCACACGTTTGAATCCACACCTATGGTGGCTGCACCTTCATCAAACAGCACTGTACTGGTGACTTCAGCGCGGCCAATCAGCTCGCTCACGTTCAATAATCCGGTTCCGACCGCTCAAGCACTTGGGAAGCTCCCCCTGGCCGCCGCCTCTAAAGGGACTCACGCCAACGTAGCATCCAGGCTGCTCATTAGTCCTGATGGTGCAGTTTTGAACACACTTCAGTGTCAGGCCAGCGCAGCAGAGCTGGCCGCCTGCTCCGGAACAAAGGACTCACGGGTGGTTttccacaacagcagcaccggAGAACTCCGCACACACGACTCGGAGTTCCAGCCGTCACAGGCAGGGAGAAGCTGA